In the Paenibacillus sp. FSL R7-0337 genome, CGAATCTATAATCAAGCTCAGCTTCCACGCTGATGGCCTGCTCCCGAACAATCCTCAGCTTGCCGCCGTGCTGTACAAAGGTGTTCTCCGGGACCACCCGGAAGACACAGAACAGATCTTCAATAACAATGGCTGGCTGAATAGCTGGGTGAATGGCGTCTTCCCCTATCACCACTATCACAGCAATGCGCATGAGGTGCTGGGCGTGATCTCCGGCAGCGCCAGCCTTCAGCTTGGCGGAGATGCCGGATACACCGCCGAAGTTGAGGCCGGTGATGTTGTGGCGCTGCCTGCCGGGACGGCACACAAGAAGCTCTCGGCCACGCCGGACTTCCGTATTGCAGGCGCATATCCCGGCGGCATGGACTATAACACCCGCCAGGCCAATGCAGACGACTTCGCTGCGGCGCTCCTCGAGATCCGCGAAGTCCCGCTGCCGGAGCGTGATCCCGTCTATGGCGAAGCAGGGCCGCTGCTGCGGCTGTGGAAGTAGCAGCAGTGCCTGAGCCATACGCTTAAACAGCGGAGCGGGCGGAACGACCCGCGTACCAAGCGTAGCGTTCGCCTTGATCTCCGGATGTTCACCGCTCCGCTTTTGCAGTCCAGGGATTAACTTATGCGTTTGGCCCCTGATCCGCTCATTCCCCTGGACAATACTATATAATGTTGTGTACAAATATCTGCTTAGGCATGGAGCCGGAAGTGAAGGGGGACTCTTGGATGTATCGGGTAGCGGTATGTGAGGATGAAGAACAGCAGCGGGAGCTGGTGAAGAAGATTCTGGTCGGCTTGTCCGTCAAGACGGATACCGAATTTGAAATCGAGCTGTTTCCCTCGGGAGAGGACTTAATCTCCCACTATGAACTGGGCGGAGCCCCCTTCCATATCCTGATACTGGATGTGGAGATGGGAGGTATGAACGGGATTCAGGCGGCGCGCCGTCTCAGAAGCCGGAAGCATTTTGACGAACAGATTATCTTCCTGACCAGCTACCCTGAATATATGGTGGAGAGCTTCGACGTAATCACCTTCCAGTATCTGATCAAGCCGGTCGCCCCGCAGCTCCTCGAAGAGAAGATTCTTAAGCTGTGTGACTACTTCCAGGCCCAGGATAAGAAGTTCATGGTCATTAAGTCCGGGTATGAGGAGGTCGTCTTGCGGCATGATGATATTATCGGGATTGAGGCGGCCAAGAGCCTGACGGTTAAGAGCAAGCTGAATGTAATTACCACCACGGGAATCTATGAGACCAGAGGAATTATTGCAGAATACGCTTCAGCACTGCGGGACAGCCATTTCCTGCATATCCACCGTTCGATTATTATCAATCTGCTGCATGTCCACAAGTTCGCGGGCGGCTCCGTGCTGATGTCGGGCGGGCAGGAGTTCCCCATCGGCCGGTCCAAAATCAAAGAGGTTAAGGACTTCTACACCAAATTCATGATCATGAAGGGCAGCTCCTATGACACACTATAATCTGACCCTTGTCGTCTGTGTGGTGCTGGTGATGTGCTTTCAGACCCAATTCTTCTTTGCCTCTGTATTTGATAAGTCTGCCAGGAAGCCTAACCGGATCATTTATTTCCTCATCTACGGGGTGCTCTGCTTCCTCTACCTGGTCACCCCGCTGTCCCCTCTATTCTCCTCCGGCGTAGCCCTGCTGATGATCTTCAGTATGGCGCAAGCCTATAGGGTAGAGATGAAGACTCAGGTGATCTTCTCTATACTGTACGCTGTGCTGATGACGGTGGTCAGCTTTATGTCGCTGTATATTTTCTCAATGATAGATTCGGTAGACTACACCAGTATGGACGGGGGTACGGGGATTGACCGGCCGGCCTTCATCAAGGGGCTGATCCTGAGCTGCATTATTATGTTCCCGGTGATTCAGATCATCCGGCTGATCTCCAAGCGCCGAAGCGTATCCCTGCCCTACCGGTATTATGTGATGTTCCTGCTCGTCCCGCTCATCAGCACCTATCAGATCAACGTTCTTACGGTGAACAGCACGAAGGATTTCTATTATTTCTTTGCGATTCTCGGCTTCCTGTTCCTGAATGTGATGATCGTCTATATCTTCGATACCATTACCGACAAGTTCCAGTTCATGCATGAGAACGCCCAGCTCCAGCACCAGATGAACTATCAGGACGCCAACTATGAGAAGACGGTGCACAGTTTCAAGTCGATTAAAAGAATCATCCACGATACCCATCAGCAGTTCCTCTACATTGAAGAGTGTATCCGGCGGGATGATCCGGCGGCGGCTCTTGCGCATATCAAGCTCACGCTGAATAAAGTAGAGGATGCCTACCAGCGGGTCAACACCGGCCATCTGGTGGTGGATGCACTGGTCACGAATACGCTGAATATCGGACAAGCGAACGGCATCCGAATCGATACACGGCTCAAGCTGCTGCCTGGTGAGCTTCACATCGACCGTTATGACCTGTGCGTCGTGCTGGGCAACATGCTGGACAATGCCATTGAAGCCTCCAAAAAAGTACGGCTGGCCGAGGACCGCTACATTCTGATCCAGATGCACTCCAGTGAATCCGCGCTGTTCATCCGCATCCTAAATCACACCGCCCCGGAGACTACCTCTTTGCAGAGCCGGAAGCCCCACCCGGAATATCACGGAATCGGCCTGACCAATATCTCCAGAATCTGCGAGAAGTACGGCGGTAATATGACGATTGAAGCCGGGCATCGGGAATTCAACAATATGGTGGTCCTCCCCTTCTCGCGCGAAGCTTCTATATAAAATGCGCTTAAGGGATCGTAATCCGCGTTTCAGGGTTATTCGGGCCACGCTCCTCTCTTCTGCCTGTATGATAACTTCAGGAAGATTACCTAAGAGACACAAGAGGAGGAATTCATGATGAACAAGTTAACTTCAGTCGTATTGGCGGCCATGCTGGTGATGCCCGCAGCCCAGGTGTCTGCGCAGGAGAAGGAGAGCCCGGTGCAGGAAACGGCCCGCCTGCTGGGCTCGAAGATCGTATCCGATTACGGGGTAAGCGGCATGCAGTATGCGATCAGGGATCAAGGCAATATTACGGTATCCGGCGGCTTCGGTGTATCCGATCAGGCAGCCGGGACTCCCATCACGA is a window encoding:
- a CDS encoding LytTR family DNA-binding domain-containing protein encodes the protein MYRVAVCEDEEQQRELVKKILVGLSVKTDTEFEIELFPSGEDLISHYELGGAPFHILILDVEMGGMNGIQAARRLRSRKHFDEQIIFLTSYPEYMVESFDVITFQYLIKPVAPQLLEEKILKLCDYFQAQDKKFMVIKSGYEEVVLRHDDIIGIEAAKSLTVKSKLNVITTTGIYETRGIIAEYASALRDSHFLHIHRSIIINLLHVHKFAGGSVLMSGGQEFPIGRSKIKEVKDFYTKFMIMKGSSYDTL
- a CDS encoding ATP-binding protein, whose amino-acid sequence is MTHYNLTLVVCVVLVMCFQTQFFFASVFDKSARKPNRIIYFLIYGVLCFLYLVTPLSPLFSSGVALLMIFSMAQAYRVEMKTQVIFSILYAVLMTVVSFMSLYIFSMIDSVDYTSMDGGTGIDRPAFIKGLILSCIIMFPVIQIIRLISKRRSVSLPYRYYVMFLLVPLISTYQINVLTVNSTKDFYYFFAILGFLFLNVMIVYIFDTITDKFQFMHENAQLQHQMNYQDANYEKTVHSFKSIKRIIHDTHQQFLYIEECIRRDDPAAALAHIKLTLNKVEDAYQRVNTGHLVVDALVTNTLNIGQANGIRIDTRLKLLPGELHIDRYDLCVVLGNMLDNAIEASKKVRLAEDRYILIQMHSSESALFIRILNHTAPETTSLQSRKPHPEYHGIGLTNISRICEKYGGNMTIEAGHREFNNMVVLPFSREASI
- a CDS encoding cupin domain-containing protein, which encodes MSEHNSASREQNESIIKLSFHADGLLPNNPQLAAVLYKGVLRDHPEDTEQIFNNNGWLNSWVNGVFPYHHYHSNAHEVLGVISGSASLQLGGDAGYTAEVEAGDVVALPAGTAHKKLSATPDFRIAGAYPGGMDYNTRQANADDFAAALLEIREVPLPERDPVYGEAGPLLRLWK